In Sphingomonas sp., a single window of DNA contains:
- a CDS encoding ATP-binding protein: protein MDAARASLDAAQRAVAPIAAPVRVKGDLLLSLGNLYMMRDQAAEALSAFQRAYRIFEQLHEVRSEALALQSIGSLYVIAHDDHRAERYFRQASLLYGGDDILSLTLHNSRGNVLLILERYREADAEYAEAVRLARKLGKPVLEARILDNMARSQIEARDLQSAHATLDRAFALAKGGDAGGLERLLKSTAAKLAKDEGNLQRAATLIGQTFEGIDLATTTQDYRTPHLFAYLIYRKLGDDGLALRHLEALKRLSDESAKVATTNSAALMAARFDYANQELTIQRLKTEQLRKAAHFQRVLFLSLGLATLVVILLLSVGLLTIRRSRNQVRAANRVLASTNAALEKALQAKTEFLATTSHEIRTPLNGILGMTQVMLADDAIAEGVRERLEVVQGAGLTMRALVDDILDVAKIESGNLSVDPVPMDFRMLAEDVARLWIDPAQAKGLALDVNLDGAPGWIVSDPNRLRQLLFNLLSNALKFTAAGAIGLRAEVVHGEDAATERLRIAVSDTGIGIPANKLGEIFESFRQADSSTTRQYGGTGLGLTICRNLAEALGGAILVSSTPGEGSTFTLDLPLLRAEPPAALPSAAEAGSGVLILERNPIMRAMLRTLFEAAVDRVRFVKDADEAVQLLELEQFDALVIDEAALATPTRDLVEQIAILCRIQPNLCTTLLWSCEDTAQRSQFLDAGLTQVIEKPIAGTELVTAALPASARKKNRLGNDPLVSQAA from the coding sequence ATGGACGCGGCGCGCGCATCGCTGGATGCCGCGCAAAGAGCAGTCGCGCCGATCGCCGCGCCGGTGCGGGTGAAGGGCGATCTGCTCCTCTCGCTCGGCAACCTGTACATGATGCGCGATCAGGCCGCCGAGGCGCTGTCCGCCTTTCAGCGTGCCTATCGCATCTTCGAACAACTGCACGAAGTGCGAAGCGAGGCATTGGCGCTGCAGTCGATTGGTTCGCTTTACGTGATCGCGCATGATGACCACCGCGCGGAACGCTATTTCCGGCAGGCGTCGCTGCTGTACGGGGGAGACGACATCCTGTCGCTCACCCTGCACAATAGTCGCGGCAACGTGCTGCTCATTCTCGAGCGCTACCGCGAGGCGGATGCCGAATATGCCGAGGCCGTGCGCCTCGCGCGGAAGCTGGGCAAGCCGGTGCTCGAGGCGCGCATCCTCGACAACATGGCACGAAGCCAGATCGAGGCACGCGATCTGCAGAGTGCCCATGCGACGCTCGATCGTGCCTTTGCCCTCGCCAAGGGGGGCGATGCAGGGGGGCTGGAGCGCCTGCTGAAGTCGACCGCGGCCAAGCTGGCGAAGGACGAGGGCAATCTGCAACGCGCGGCGACCTTGATCGGACAGACGTTCGAAGGAATCGATCTGGCGACGACCACGCAGGATTATCGCACGCCCCACCTGTTCGCCTATCTGATCTATCGCAAGCTGGGCGATGACGGATTGGCCCTGCGGCACCTCGAGGCGCTCAAGCGGCTGAGCGACGAATCCGCAAAGGTGGCGACCACCAATAGCGCTGCGCTGATGGCGGCTCGGTTCGATTATGCGAACCAGGAGCTGACTATTCAGCGTCTCAAGACCGAGCAACTTCGCAAGGCCGCGCATTTCCAGCGCGTGCTGTTCCTGTCGCTGGGGCTCGCGACGCTGGTGGTGATCCTGCTGCTGAGCGTCGGCCTTTTAACTATCCGGCGCAGCCGCAATCAGGTGCGGGCGGCGAACCGCGTGCTCGCCTCCACCAATGCAGCGCTCGAAAAGGCGCTGCAGGCAAAGACCGAATTCCTTGCTACCACCAGCCACGAAATCCGCACGCCGCTGAACGGCATCCTCGGCATGACGCAGGTGATGCTGGCGGACGATGCCATCGCCGAAGGGGTGCGCGAGCGGCTGGAAGTGGTGCAGGGTGCCGGCCTGACGATGCGTGCGCTGGTCGACGACATTCTCGACGTCGCCAAGATTGAGAGCGGTAACCTGAGCGTCGATCCGGTACCGATGGATTTCCGCATGCTCGCCGAGGACGTCGCGCGGCTGTGGATCGATCCGGCGCAGGCCAAGGGGCTGGCGCTGGACGTAAACCTGGACGGTGCGCCGGGCTGGATCGTCAGCGATCCCAACCGGCTGCGGCAATTGTTGTTCAACCTGCTGTCGAATGCCCTGAAATTTACCGCTGCGGGTGCGATCGGCTTGCGGGCGGAGGTTGTCCATGGCGAGGATGCAGCGACCGAACGCCTGCGGATTGCCGTTTCTGACACGGGCATCGGCATTCCGGCCAACAAGCTGGGGGAGATCTTCGAGAGTTTCCGTCAGGCGGATTCCAGCACGACGCGCCAATATGGCGGCACCGGCCTCGGACTCACTATTTGCCGCAACCTTGCCGAGGCGCTGGGCGGTGCGATTTTGGTGTCGAGCACACCGGGCGAGGGTTCGACCTTCACGCTCGATCTCCCCCTCCTTCGTGCCGAACCGCCGGCGGCACTTCCCAGCGCCGCCGAAGCTGGCAGCGGCGTATTGATCCTCGAGCGCAACCCGATCATGCGGGCAATGCTGCGAACCCTGTTCGAAGCAGCCGTAGATCGTGTACGATTTGTCAAAGATGCCGATGAGGCCGTTCAGCTACTCGAATTGGAGCAGTTTGACGCGCTGGTGATTGACGAAGCGGCGCTCGCCACTCCAACGCGAGATTTGGTGGAGCAGATTGCTATCCTATGCAGGATACAGCCCAATCTATGTACGACCTTGCTTTGGAGCTGCGAGGACACCGCACAACGTTCGCAATTTCTGGACGCCGGCCTAACACAGGTGATAGAAAAGCCAATCGCTGGGACGGAATTGGTAACGGCGGCACTGCCCGCGTCCGCGCGGAAAAAGAACAGACTGGGGAACGACCCGCTTGTTTCGCAGGCGGCTTAG
- a CDS encoding response regulator — protein MNILFIEDDPMNRRVVKDMLDVAGATMAEAAWAEEGLARIDDETFDIILVDLRMPGTDGFETIRQIRARDDAKAELPIIVVTADTALDLRERCLATGADDVLFKPVAMDALFDAIGRVLAKRGGAILA, from the coding sequence ATGAACATCTTGTTCATCGAAGACGATCCGATGAATCGGCGCGTCGTGAAGGACATGCTCGACGTTGCCGGCGCGACGATGGCCGAAGCCGCCTGGGCGGAGGAAGGTCTCGCCCGAATCGACGACGAAACCTTCGACATCATTCTGGTGGATCTTCGAATGCCCGGCACCGATGGTTTCGAGACGATTCGCCAGATTCGCGCGCGTGATGACGCCAAGGCCGAACTGCCGATCATCGTCGTCACTGCCGACACCGCACTGGACCTGCGCGAACGCTGCCTTGCTACCGGCGCCGACGACGTGTTGTTCAAGCCGGTGGCGATGGACGCGCTGTTCGACGCGATCGGCCGGGTGCTCGCCAAACGCGGCGGCGCGATCCTCGCCTGA
- a CDS encoding intradiol ring-cleavage dioxygenase, translating to MQALASRRRALRWFTGAGTAAVLAACDGGSSGSGTTSVSATPTPSPAPTSTPTPTPTPTATASGSCVADPTETNGPYPADGTNTASGLTSNALTASNVVRSDIRSSFLGSATTVAAGVQVTLTLTLVDVNTGCAPLAGYAVYIWHCDRDGKYSLYDLPSESYLRGVGVTDANGQVIFSTIFPGCYAGRWPHIHFEVFSSLTTATSGRYASLISQLAMPAATCSTVYATASGYTSSLSNLSGVSIARDNVFGDNSAAQVAQQTPTMSGSVEAGYTATAVIGIAR from the coding sequence ATGCAGGCGCTCGCCTCCCGTCGCCGGGCGCTGCGCTGGTTCACCGGCGCCGGAACGGCCGCCGTGCTCGCCGCCTGTGACGGCGGCAGCAGCGGCAGCGGTACCACGTCCGTGAGCGCAACGCCCACACCCAGTCCCGCGCCGACCTCAACGCCGACGCCCACGCCGACACCCACCGCGACAGCCAGCGGCAGCTGTGTGGCAGATCCAACGGAGACCAACGGCCCCTATCCCGCCGACGGCACCAATACGGCGTCGGGACTTACCTCCAATGCGCTCACAGCCAGCAACGTCGTGCGCAGCGACATTCGCTCCAGCTTCCTCGGCAGCGCGACCACGGTCGCCGCGGGCGTGCAGGTAACGCTCACGCTGACGCTGGTCGATGTGAACACCGGCTGCGCACCGCTGGCCGGCTATGCGGTGTATATCTGGCACTGTGATCGCGACGGCAAATACTCGCTCTACGATCTGCCAAGCGAAAGCTATCTGCGCGGCGTGGGCGTCACCGATGCGAACGGCCAAGTGATCTTCAGCACCATCTTCCCTGGCTGCTATGCCGGGCGCTGGCCCCACATCCATTTCGAGGTCTTCTCCAGCCTCACCACCGCCACCAGCGGGCGCTATGCCTCGTTGATTTCGCAGCTGGCGATGCCGGCGGCGACCTGCAGCACGGTCTACGCCACCGCCAGCGGCTACACATCGAGCCTGAGCAATTTGTCGGGCGTGTCCATCGCCCGCGACAATGTCTTCGGCGACAATTCGGCCGCACAAGTCGCCCAGCAGACGCCGACGATGAGCGGTAGCGTCGAGGCGGGCTATACCGCCACCGCGGTGATCGGAATCGCGCGCTAG
- a CDS encoding MFS transporter codes for MAPSPDAPLDRGTRLRSILGGSAGNLVEWYDWYAYAALASYLAPHFFAPGTVQDLNAWIVFAIGFFMRPIGGWLMGVYGDRHGRKAGLSLSVTLMCAGSLLIAATPSYSAIGWPATAALVIARLLQGLSLGGEYGASATYLSEMAGRRHRGFFSSFQYVTLISGQLTALVALLALQAVLPEAALREWGWRLPFALGGALALLVYWLRRRLAETESFAKRDRTAASSAFALFRQHPREAVLVLLLTAGGTLAFYAYTIYPITFLKKTAGFSDAAATQVNAAALLVFMMVQPLAGALSDRIGRKPLMIGFGVLGVCFTYPIFVALEGVRDGMSAFWLMTAALLIVTGYTAINAVVKAELFPAHIRTLGVALPYAMANAIFGGTAPSVALWFKQEGWERGFYWYVTAMIGISLITYATMRDTARSSRITED; via the coding sequence ATGGCCCCTTCTCCCGATGCGCCGCTCGACCGCGGCACGCGCCTTCGTTCGATCCTCGGCGGGTCGGCCGGCAACCTCGTCGAATGGTATGACTGGTATGCCTATGCGGCGCTGGCGAGCTACCTTGCGCCGCATTTCTTCGCGCCCGGCACCGTGCAGGATCTGAATGCGTGGATCGTCTTCGCGATCGGCTTCTTCATGCGGCCGATCGGCGGCTGGCTGATGGGCGTCTATGGCGACCGGCATGGCCGCAAGGCGGGGCTGAGCCTGTCGGTGACGCTGATGTGCGCGGGCTCGCTGCTGATCGCGGCGACGCCCAGCTACAGCGCGATCGGCTGGCCCGCAACCGCGGCGCTGGTGATCGCCCGGCTGCTGCAGGGGCTGTCGCTCGGCGGCGAATATGGCGCCAGCGCAACCTATCTGTCTGAAATGGCAGGGCGGCGGCACCGCGGATTCTTCTCGAGCTTTCAATATGTCACGCTGATCTCGGGGCAGCTTACCGCGCTGGTGGCGCTGCTCGCGCTGCAGGCCGTGCTGCCCGAAGCCGCGCTGCGCGAATGGGGCTGGCGCCTGCCCTTCGCCTTGGGTGGCGCGCTCGCATTGCTCGTCTACTGGCTCCGCCGCCGCCTCGCTGAAACGGAAAGTTTCGCCAAGCGCGACCGTACGGCAGCCTCGAGCGCCTTCGCATTGTTCCGGCAGCATCCGCGCGAGGCGGTGCTGGTGCTGCTGCTCACAGCCGGCGGCACGCTCGCTTTCTACGCCTACACCATCTACCCGATCACCTTCCTCAAGAAGACCGCCGGCTTCTCCGATGCGGCCGCCACCCAGGTCAATGCGGCGGCGCTGCTCGTGTTCATGATGGTCCAGCCGCTCGCAGGCGCGCTGTCCGATCGAATCGGCCGGAAGCCGCTGATGATCGGCTTCGGGGTACTGGGCGTCTGCTTCACCTACCCGATCTTCGTCGCGCTGGAAGGCGTGCGCGACGGCATGTCGGCCTTCTGGCTGATGACCGCGGCACTGCTGATCGTCACCGGCTACACCGCGATCAACGCGGTGGTGAAGGCGGAATTATTCCCCGCGCACATCCGCACGCTCGGCGTGGCGCTCCCCTATGCGATGGCCAACGCGATCTTCGGCGGGACGGCGCCGTCGGTGGCGCTTTGGTTCAAGCAGGAAGGCTGGGAGCGTGGCTTCTACTGGTACGTCACCGCGATGATCGGGATCTCGCTGATCACCTATGCGACGATGCGCGACACCGCCCGGTCCAGCCGGATCACGGAGGACTGA